One Kineococcus radiotolerans SRS30216 = ATCC BAA-149 DNA window includes the following coding sequences:
- a CDS encoding ATP-binding protein, which produces MVDQTAELVTVRLLGLPLALRGRFLRYHEDLLRELALIQIGRERGPASTLPQRLLSLADELARVYAPFQAQPAAALDAAAAAGRASCDVAYTVPAEVAPLLRQVGDVLEEADDFCRAEQHLLTLPAPPEVVAYRRWVFGEFARQLAGEEPRPWRPADASAPPPPPPVPPPPPGEQAVAAGAAPGEPPGRLVGPALVLDPMAGAVSAARRHVRRAVAELHVPEVEESAELGVSELVTNALLHARTAFTITVRSMPTGTVRIEVSDSSPLPAQQRHLGLGATTGRGLRLVEAVSSAWGVDPLASGGVGKTVWFEPRPSTGEDPGSEVFAAEAWAEDLQQLL; this is translated from the coding sequence GTGGTCGATCAAACGGCGGAGCTGGTGACGGTGCGCCTGCTCGGGCTGCCGTTGGCGTTGCGGGGCCGGTTCCTGCGCTACCACGAGGACCTGCTGCGGGAGCTGGCCCTGATCCAGATCGGGCGGGAGCGGGGCCCGGCGAGCACCCTGCCGCAGCGCCTCCTCTCGCTGGCGGACGAGCTGGCCCGCGTCTACGCCCCCTTCCAGGCCCAGCCCGCCGCCGCCCTGGACGCCGCCGCGGCCGCCGGGCGGGCCTCCTGCGACGTCGCGTACACGGTGCCCGCGGAGGTGGCTCCCCTGCTGCGGCAGGTCGGGGACGTGCTGGAGGAGGCCGACGACTTCTGCCGCGCCGAGCAGCACCTGCTCACCCTGCCCGCTCCCCCCGAGGTCGTGGCCTACCGGCGCTGGGTCTTCGGGGAGTTCGCGCGCCAGCTCGCGGGGGAGGAGCCGCGTCCCTGGCGCCCCGCCGACGCCTCGGCACCGCCGCCCCCGCCGCCGGTCCCGCCCCCGCCGCCCGGGGAGCAGGCGGTGGCCGCCGGCGCGGCACCCGGGGAGCCGCCGGGACGGCTGGTGGGGCCCGCGCTGGTGCTGGACCCGATGGCCGGTGCGGTCTCGGCGGCGCGGCGCCACGTCCGCCGGGCCGTGGCGGAGCTGCACGTGCCGGAGGTGGAGGAGTCCGCCGAGCTGGGGGTCTCCGAGCTGGTCACCAACGCGCTGCTGCACGCGCGCACCGCCTTCACCATCACCGTGCGCTCGATGCCGACGGGCACCGTGCGCATCGAGGTCAGCGACTCCTCCCCCCTGCCCGCCCAGCAGCGCCACCTCGGGCTGGGCGCCACCACCGGACGCGGCCTGCGCCTGGTCGAGGCCGTCTCCTCCGCGTGGGGCGTCGACCCGCTCGCCTCGGGCGGGGTCGGCAAGACGGTGTGGTTCGAACCGCGGCCGAGCACGGGCGAGGACCCCGGGTCGGAGGTCTTCGCCGCCGAGGCCTGGGCGGAGGACCTGCAGCAGCTCCTGTGA
- a CDS encoding C40 family peptidase: protein MTRFGRVVSAGALALALLAPAGAAHADPGPAAAPAPSSRSLESRVDALRARVEALRLQQSIATEAYGTAVEETAAAVTEEVRARTALDAATGRSGTATADATRRVRALYMSGGALAGGLGRALGTGDLSSLDDAARATRVAREVVADDTAAVAAATGARAGAAAAEEHLQRVRADRTAAQAAAATARERVTAALAEQESLLGAAGTALARAVAEEEERARRAALADAAREAAAAGVRDAAARAASTTAPTRPSTASTAASTAAASTAGSTGVADAQSAADAAAGTAAAAIAAARTREGMSYVWGATGPTTFDCSGLTQWAYRQAGTAIPRTSRQQYAGLPKVPLDRLQPGDLVFYASGSDPSSIHHVALYLGGGEVLHAPHTGDVVRVAGVAMPGLYGAVRPTAG from the coding sequence GTGACGAGGTTCGGGCGGGTCGTGTCGGCGGGTGCCCTGGCGCTGGCCCTGCTCGCCCCCGCCGGGGCCGCGCACGCCGATCCCGGGCCGGCGGCCGCGCCCGCGCCGAGCAGCCGCTCCCTGGAGAGCCGGGTCGACGCGCTGCGCGCCCGGGTCGAGGCCCTGCGCCTGCAGCAGTCGATCGCCACCGAGGCCTACGGCACCGCCGTCGAGGAGACCGCGGCGGCGGTCACCGAGGAGGTCCGGGCCCGCACCGCCCTCGACGCCGCCACCGGGCGCAGCGGCACGGCCACGGCCGACGCGACCCGCCGGGTCCGCGCCCTCTACATGAGCGGCGGGGCCCTGGCCGGCGGGCTGGGCCGGGCCCTCGGCACGGGGGACCTGAGCAGCCTCGACGACGCCGCCCGGGCCACGCGCGTGGCCCGCGAGGTCGTCGCCGACGACACCGCGGCGGTCGCCGCCGCCACCGGCGCGCGCGCCGGGGCCGCGGCCGCGGAGGAGCACCTGCAGCGGGTCCGGGCGGACAGGACCGCGGCGCAGGCCGCGGCGGCGACGGCCCGCGAGCGGGTGACCGCGGCGCTGGCGGAGCAGGAGTCGCTGCTGGGCGCGGCAGGCACCGCGCTCGCGCGGGCCGTCGCGGAGGAGGAGGAGCGGGCCCGGCGGGCGGCGCTCGCCGACGCGGCGCGGGAGGCCGCCGCCGCCGGGGTCCGGGACGCGGCGGCCCGGGCCGCGTCGACGACCGCTCCCACGCGCCCGTCCACCGCGAGCACCGCCGCGAGCACCGCCGCCGCCTCGACGGCCGGGTCCACGGGGGTCGCGGACGCCCAGTCGGCTGCGGACGCCGCGGCCGGCACCGCCGCGGCGGCCATCGCCGCGGCCCGCACCCGCGAGGGCATGAGCTACGTCTGGGGCGCGACCGGCCCGACGACCTTCGACTGCTCCGGCCTCACGCAGTGGGCCTACCGCCAGGCCGGGACCGCGATCCCCCGGACCTCCCGCCAGCAGTACGCCGGGCTGCCGAAGGTGCCGCTGGACCGGCTCCAGCCCGGTGACCTGGTGTTCTACGCCTCCGGGAGCGACCCGTCGAGCATCCACCACGTCGCGCTGTACCTCGGTGGGGGCGAGGTGCTGCACGCCCCGCACACCGGGGACGTCGTGCGCGTGGCCGGGGTCGCGATGCCCGGGCTGTACGGCGCGGTGCGGCCCACCGCGGGCTGA
- the murJ gene encoding murein biosynthesis integral membrane protein MurJ, translated as MSAPQDQQTARPDEPPAGDSLARSSALMASGTLVSRLLGFVRSAVQGAAIGGTTQVGAQVFDVANKAPNVFYMLLAGGVLNAVLVPQIVRALKLPDGGKEFVDRLITLALVIMAGATVVLTLAAPLVVRIYARFPADWMALTAAMAFWCLPQVFFYGLYTVLGQVLNAKGSFGPFMWAPVLNNVVAIAGLVAFMLLVPGAAELPVGEWQPWMIALLAGTATLGIVAQALVLFWPLRRAGFRYRPRWGFRGTGLRSAGRVAGWTFAAVVAGQLVFAFTTQTATRAGRQLSELGVNGASGASYTYAFLLFMLPHSLVAVSLVTALFTRLSSAAATGDTAAVRRDFSTGARTVTVAGALATAAFVALGPWIGAAMIPDGRPIGQVLVAMAAGLVPFSVNYLVSRVFYAYEDARTPFVTAVVNAVVTAIGNVVCWLVVPAQWTVVGIGVTMSVANVVAGTLGLVLLRRKLKSLDGRGIDGHLVLRTGVRVLLIAVLAGGVTAAAARRVGPLEGQVPNLAVVLAGGVVVLVVFVLLCRAMRVRELQDLAGPLLRRLPLPRRR; from the coding sequence GTGAGCGCACCGCAGGACCAGCAGACCGCCAGACCGGACGAACCCCCCGCGGGGGACTCCCTCGCCCGGTCCAGCGCGCTGATGGCGAGCGGGACGCTGGTGTCGCGGCTGCTGGGGTTCGTGCGCAGCGCCGTGCAGGGGGCGGCGATCGGCGGCACCACGCAGGTCGGGGCCCAGGTCTTCGACGTCGCCAACAAGGCGCCCAACGTCTTCTACATGCTGCTGGCCGGCGGCGTCCTCAACGCCGTCCTCGTCCCGCAGATCGTGCGGGCGCTGAAGCTGCCCGACGGCGGCAAGGAGTTCGTCGACCGGCTCATCACCCTCGCGCTGGTGATCATGGCGGGGGCGACGGTGGTCCTGACGCTGGCGGCGCCGCTGGTGGTGCGCATCTACGCCCGCTTCCCCGCCGACTGGATGGCACTGACGGCGGCCATGGCGTTCTGGTGCCTGCCGCAGGTGTTCTTCTACGGCCTCTACACGGTGCTCGGGCAGGTCCTGAACGCCAAGGGCAGCTTCGGGCCGTTCATGTGGGCCCCGGTGCTCAACAACGTGGTGGCCATCGCCGGGCTGGTCGCCTTCATGCTGCTCGTGCCCGGGGCCGCGGAGCTGCCGGTCGGGGAGTGGCAGCCGTGGATGATCGCGCTGCTCGCCGGGACGGCGACCCTCGGCATCGTCGCCCAGGCCCTGGTGCTGTTCTGGCCGCTGCGCCGGGCCGGGTTCCGCTACCGGCCCCGCTGGGGCTTCCGCGGGACGGGCCTGCGCAGCGCGGGGCGGGTCGCGGGGTGGACCTTCGCCGCGGTCGTCGCGGGGCAGCTGGTCTTCGCCTTCACGACGCAGACCGCCACCCGCGCCGGGCGCCAGCTCAGCGAGCTCGGGGTCAACGGCGCGAGCGGCGCCTCGTACACGTACGCGTTCCTGCTCTTCATGCTGCCGCACTCCCTCGTCGCGGTCTCCCTCGTCACCGCGCTCTTCACCCGGCTCAGCTCCGCGGCGGCGACGGGCGACACCGCCGCCGTCCGCCGCGACTTCTCCACCGGGGCCCGCACCGTCACCGTCGCGGGGGCGCTGGCCACCGCCGCGTTCGTGGCGCTGGGGCCGTGGATCGGGGCGGCGATGATCCCCGACGGCCGGCCCATCGGGCAGGTGCTCGTCGCGATGGCCGCCGGCCTCGTGCCCTTCAGCGTGAACTACCTGGTCAGCCGGGTGTTCTATGCCTACGAGGACGCCCGGACCCCCTTCGTCACCGCCGTCGTCAACGCCGTCGTCACCGCGATCGGCAACGTCGTCTGCTGGCTGGTCGTCCCGGCGCAGTGGACGGTCGTGGGCATCGGCGTGACCATGAGCGTCGCCAACGTCGTCGCCGGCACGCTCGGGCTGGTGCTGCTGCGCCGGAAGCTGAAGAGCCTCGACGGGCGGGGGATCGACGGCCACCTCGTCCTGCGCACCGGGGTCCGCGTCCTGCTGATCGCGGTCCTCGCGGGGGGCGTGACCGCCGCGGCCGCCCGCCGCGTCGGGCCGCTGGAGGGCCAGGTGCCGAACCTCGCCGTCGTCCTCGCCGGCGGTGTCGTCGTCCTGGTCGTCTTCGTCCTGCTCTGCCGCGCCATGCGCGTGCGCGAGCTGCAGGACCTCGCGGGCCCGCTGCTGCGCCGGCTACCCCTGCCCCGTCGGCGCTGA
- a CDS encoding DUF6049 family protein: protein MTPRSVGRRRVLAGLAAGGALLPAGAARAATPAPTATSTAGGSDLPLRVVLLDVTPSAYSAQDPERSTVVVRVRVENPGARALTGLTARLVAQRAPSVARSALDDWARAPDRASITRSSASSDDVAVGAGALAPGAGAEVSLSLAAADLGSGAGAHLAAVEVSGDDGKVGVVRTFLVSAPPQVAPTPLTLLLPLVTGRDGSPGGLARAVGDRLGPLVAASSDPRTAWALDPALPAAVRDVVAAAEAAAAAASAGQPAGATPGGAVPTGEEARAVGAWLADLRAAAGGRDVVALPHGDPDLLALERSAHGPQLLARAVAAAAGALDDLGATVRTDLAWPADEAADEDVLALARGAGATAVVLDDACLVPDGDLTFTPAGRAEVEVGGSVVETLVADRTMSSVLADCADADQVVLVRQRLIAEAATTTLQRPSDPRPQLLVAPRSFSPVAGAVQALVADVEASGWARWQPLTDLLAAPAPAAPWAGPVVPRAAARAALPTAHVAAVDAELTGADGFATALRTPDGRPAPQLLAQQRSALLLLGASWRGHTADLPAARTRVEEALAGLVAGIGIVGGSVRNLAAERSELPVTLVNELDVPVQVDLVLKPRTPRVQLDAVPRQTVAARSQQRVAVPVRALANGGVVVEAQLRTPAGSAVGEPVDIHLNVRADVETWISGVVGGGAAGLLVLGVVRAVRKGRRRVDEAEHADLAAAPREESAPTGQG from the coding sequence GTGACCCCCCGCAGCGTGGGCCGGCGGCGGGTCCTCGCCGGTCTCGCCGCCGGCGGCGCCCTCCTGCCCGCCGGCGCGGCCCGGGCCGCGACCCCCGCCCCCACCGCCACGTCCACGGCCGGCGGCAGCGACCTGCCGCTGCGGGTGGTGCTCCTCGACGTCACCCCGTCGGCGTACTCCGCGCAGGACCCGGAGCGCTCGACCGTCGTCGTGCGGGTGCGGGTGGAGAACCCCGGGGCGCGGGCCCTGACCGGTCTCACCGCCCGCCTCGTCGCCCAGCGCGCCCCCTCGGTGGCGCGCTCGGCGCTGGACGACTGGGCCCGCGCCCCCGACCGCGCCTCCATCACCCGCTCCTCCGCCAGCTCCGACGACGTCGCCGTCGGCGCCGGCGCCCTCGCGCCCGGCGCCGGCGCGGAGGTCTCGCTGAGCCTGGCCGCCGCCGACCTCGGCAGCGGAGCCGGGGCGCACCTCGCGGCCGTCGAGGTGTCCGGCGACGACGGGAAGGTCGGCGTCGTCCGCACGTTCCTCGTCTCCGCCCCCCCGCAGGTCGCCCCCACCCCCCTGACGCTGCTGCTGCCCCTGGTCACCGGCCGCGACGGCTCGCCCGGCGGGCTGGCGCGCGCCGTCGGGGACCGGCTGGGTCCCCTCGTCGCGGCGAGCAGCGACCCGCGCACGGCGTGGGCGCTGGACCCGGCGCTGCCGGCGGCCGTGCGCGACGTCGTCGCCGCCGCCGAGGCGGCCGCCGCGGCGGCGTCGGCGGGGCAGCCGGCGGGGGCCACCCCGGGCGGGGCGGTGCCCACCGGCGAGGAGGCCCGCGCCGTCGGGGCGTGGCTGGCGGACCTGCGGGCGGCGGCGGGCGGGCGCGACGTCGTCGCCCTGCCCCACGGGGACCCCGACCTCCTCGCCCTCGAACGCTCCGCCCACGGGCCGCAGCTGCTCGCCCGGGCCGTGGCGGCCGCCGCCGGCGCCCTCGACGACCTCGGCGCGACGGTCCGGACCGACCTCGCCTGGCCCGCCGACGAGGCCGCCGACGAGGACGTGCTGGCCCTGGCGCGGGGGGCGGGTGCCACCGCGGTCGTCCTCGACGACGCCTGCCTGGTCCCCGACGGGGACCTGACGTTCACCCCGGCGGGCCGGGCCGAGGTGGAGGTGGGGGGCTCCGTCGTCGAGACCCTGGTGGCCGACCGGACCATGTCCTCGGTCCTCGCCGACTGCGCCGACGCCGACCAGGTCGTGCTCGTCCGCCAGCGGCTGATCGCCGAGGCGGCCACGACGACGCTGCAGCGCCCCAGCGACCCCCGCCCCCAGCTGCTGGTGGCCCCGCGCAGCTTCAGCCCCGTCGCGGGGGCGGTCCAGGCGCTGGTCGCCGACGTCGAGGCGTCCGGGTGGGCGAGGTGGCAGCCGCTGACCGACCTCCTGGCCGCCCCGGCGCCCGCGGCGCCCTGGGCGGGACCCGTCGTCCCCCGGGCCGCGGCGCGGGCCGCGCTGCCCACCGCCCACGTGGCCGCCGTGGACGCCGAGCTCACCGGCGCCGACGGCTTCGCGACGGCCCTGCGGACCCCCGACGGACGGCCCGCCCCGCAGCTGCTGGCCCAGCAGCGCTCGGCGCTGCTGCTGCTCGGGGCGTCCTGGCGGGGTCACACCGCCGACCTCCCCGCCGCCCGGACCCGGGTGGAGGAGGCGCTCGCGGGCCTCGTCGCCGGGATCGGCATCGTCGGCGGCAGCGTCCGCAACCTCGCCGCCGAGCGCAGCGAGCTGCCCGTCACCCTGGTCAACGAGCTCGACGTGCCGGTGCAGGTCGACCTCGTCCTGAAGCCGCGGACCCCGCGGGTGCAGCTGGACGCCGTGCCCCGCCAGACCGTCGCCGCCCGCAGCCAGCAGCGGGTCGCGGTGCCGGTGCGGGCGCTGGCCAACGGCGGCGTCGTCGTCGAGGCGCAGCTGCGCACCCCCGCGGGCAGCGCCGTCGGCGAGCCCGTCGACATCCACCTCAACGTCCGCGCCGACGTCGAGACCTGGATCAGCGGCGTCGTCGGCGGGGGCGCCGCGGGCCTGCTCGTGCTGGGCGTGGTCCGGGCCGTGCGCAAGGGCCGCCGCCGCGTCGACGAGGCCGAGCACGCCGACCTCGCCGCGGCGCCCCGCGAGGAGTCAGCGCCGACGGGGCAGGGGTAG
- a CDS encoding NUDIX hydrolase, whose protein sequence is MVKPAREPRRRLPTVQETSSGGLVVDFSTGVPRAAVICRLNRAGREEWCLPKGHLEGEETLEEAAVREIEEETGIRGEVVEDLGSIDYWFSADGRRIHKVVHLFLLKATGGTLTVENDPDAEAIDVEWVAFSDLDARLAFPNERRAALAATSRLGELA, encoded by the coding sequence ATGGTCAAGCCTGCCCGGGAGCCGCGCCGCCGGCTGCCCACCGTGCAGGAGACCTCCTCCGGTGGGCTCGTCGTCGACTTCTCCACCGGCGTCCCGCGCGCCGCGGTGATCTGCCGCCTCAACCGCGCCGGGCGCGAGGAGTGGTGCCTGCCCAAGGGGCACCTCGAGGGCGAGGAGACCCTCGAGGAGGCGGCCGTGCGCGAGATCGAGGAGGAGACCGGGATCCGCGGCGAGGTCGTCGAGGACCTCGGCAGCATCGACTACTGGTTCTCCGCCGACGGCCGGCGCATCCACAAGGTCGTGCACCTCTTCCTGCTCAAGGCCACCGGCGGCACCCTGACCGTCGAGAACGACCCTGACGCCGAGGCGATCGACGTGGAGTGGGTCGCGTTCAGCGACCTCGACGCCCGCCTCGCCTTCCCCAACGAGCGCCGCGCCGCGCTCGCCGCGACGTCGCGGCTGGGCGAACTGGCGTGA
- a CDS encoding CCA tRNA nucleotidyltransferase, producing MAGLDPVLPDPPSPTVPTDPTTALERAMEEARTRAITALEPVMPLLVDLGRVFAGAGFELSLVGGPVRDAFLGRRSADLDFTTDARPDDTVRLLKAWGDAHWEVGRDFGTIGARKKDVVVEVTTYRSESYDPDSRKPEVAYGDDLVGDLSRRDFTVNAMALRLPSLDFADPHDGLTDLAAGVLRTPGTAERSFSDDPLRMMRAARFAAQLRMRVAPDVVAAMTAMAARIAIVSAERVRVELEKTLLAADPVAGLRLLVDTGLAEHVLPELPALQLEIDEHHRHKDVYEHSLTVLQQAIDLEGGDVPGPDLLLRLSALLHDIGKPRTRRFEEGGGVSFHHHEVVGAKLVAKRLKALRFDNDTIKAVARLTELHLRFHGYGDGEWTDSAVRRYVTDAGPLLPRLHKLTRSDCTTRNARKAKRLADAYDDLEARIARLREQEELDSIRPDLDGTQIMALLGIGPSRVVGRAYQFLLGLRMDRGPLGAEVAERELRAWWAQQPEAAPDADGA from the coding sequence ATGGCAGGCTTGGACCCCGTGCTGCCCGACCCGCCCAGCCCGACCGTCCCGACGGACCCGACGACCGCCCTGGAACGGGCGATGGAGGAAGCCCGGACCCGCGCGATCACCGCGCTGGAACCGGTGATGCCGCTGCTCGTCGACCTCGGCCGGGTCTTCGCGGGGGCCGGGTTCGAGCTGTCGCTGGTGGGGGGCCCGGTCCGCGACGCCTTCCTCGGCCGCCGCTCCGCCGACCTGGACTTCACCACCGATGCCCGCCCCGACGACACCGTCCGGCTGCTGAAGGCGTGGGGCGACGCGCACTGGGAGGTCGGGCGGGACTTCGGCACGATCGGCGCGCGCAAGAAGGACGTCGTGGTCGAGGTGACGACGTACCGCTCGGAGAGCTACGACCCGGACTCCCGCAAGCCGGAGGTCGCCTACGGCGACGACCTCGTGGGCGACCTGTCGCGGCGCGACTTCACCGTCAACGCGATGGCGCTGCGGCTGCCGTCGCTGGACTTCGCCGACCCCCACGACGGCCTCACCGACCTCGCCGCGGGGGTCCTGCGCACCCCGGGCACGGCGGAGCGGTCGTTCTCCGACGACCCGCTGCGGATGATGCGCGCGGCCCGGTTCGCGGCGCAGCTGCGGATGCGGGTCGCCCCCGACGTGGTGGCCGCGATGACGGCGATGGCCGCGCGGATCGCCATCGTGTCCGCGGAGCGGGTGCGGGTGGAGCTGGAGAAGACGCTGCTGGCCGCCGACCCCGTCGCGGGTCTGCGCCTGCTGGTGGACACCGGGCTGGCCGAGCACGTGCTGCCGGAGCTGCCGGCGCTGCAGCTGGAGATCGACGAGCACCACCGCCACAAGGACGTCTACGAGCACTCCCTGACGGTGCTGCAGCAGGCCATCGACCTGGAGGGCGGCGACGTCCCGGGCCCGGACCTGCTGCTGCGGCTGTCGGCGCTGCTGCACGACATCGGCAAGCCCCGCACGCGCCGGTTCGAGGAGGGCGGCGGGGTGAGCTTCCACCACCACGAGGTGGTGGGGGCGAAGCTGGTGGCGAAGCGGCTGAAGGCGCTGCGCTTCGACAACGACACGATCAAGGCGGTGGCGCGGCTCACCGAGCTGCACCTGCGCTTCCACGGCTACGGCGACGGGGAGTGGACCGACTCCGCGGTGCGCCGCTACGTCACCGACGCGGGCCCGCTGCTGCCGCGGCTGCACAAGCTGACCCGCAGCGACTGCACGACCCGCAACGCCCGCAAGGCCAAGCGCCTGGCCGACGCCTACGACGACCTGGAGGCGCGGATCGCGCGGCTGCGCGAGCAGGAGGAGCTGGACAGCATCCGCCCCGACCTCGACGGCACGCAGATCATGGCGCTGCTGGGGATCGGGCCCTCGCGGGTGGTGGGCCGGGCCTACCAGTTCCTGCTGGGGCTGCGGATGGACCGGGGGCCGTTGGGGGCGGAGGTCGCCGAGCGGGAGCTGCGGGCGTGGTGGGCGCAGCAGCCGGAGGCGGCGCCCGACGCGGACGGGGCCTGA
- a CDS encoding GAF domain-containing protein, translating to MSRLVDAFTTAWRGEVAVRGEDLLPSVLARACARVTAFDAAGLSLMSGPDARVPLGASDEDASVAERLQYTVGEGPCFRAMTTGRPVVVTEEGFAREWPVLAEQHFSRTPFRGGLSVPLRAGGVPVGVLDLYLLRSRPLDGGDVLDAQDVAAATTAVLVGTLHEPGGDVDRDHPGGDGAALDGWRDSPATHRRRQVWIAAGMADLVLAVPSEQALALLRAHAYATGVTLDAFAEDVVSGRFDVAELRLDLLR from the coding sequence GTGAGCCGCCTCGTGGACGCCTTCACCACCGCGTGGCGGGGTGAGGTGGCCGTCCGGGGGGAGGACCTCCTGCCCAGCGTCCTGGCCCGGGCCTGCGCGCGCGTCACGGCCTTCGACGCGGCGGGGTTGAGCCTGATGAGCGGTCCCGACGCCCGGGTTCCGCTCGGCGCCAGCGACGAGGACGCCTCCGTCGCGGAGCGGTTGCAGTACACCGTCGGCGAGGGACCGTGCTTCCGGGCGATGACCACCGGGCGCCCGGTGGTGGTCACCGAGGAGGGGTTCGCGCGGGAGTGGCCGGTGCTGGCCGAGCAGCACTTCAGCCGCACCCCGTTCCGCGGGGGCCTCAGCGTCCCCCTGCGGGCGGGCGGTGTCCCCGTCGGGGTGCTCGACCTCTACCTGCTCCGTTCCCGGCCGCTGGACGGCGGGGACGTCCTCGACGCCCAGGACGTCGCCGCGGCCACCACGGCCGTCCTGGTCGGCACCCTGCACGAGCCCGGGGGCGACGTGGACCGCGACCACCCGGGCGGGGACGGCGCCGCCCTCGACGGGTGGCGGGACTCCCCGGCCACGCACCGGCGCCGGCAGGTGTGGATCGCCGCCGGCATGGCCGACCTCGTCCTGGCCGTGCCGAGCGAGCAGGCCCTGGCCCTGCTGCGCGCCCACGCCTACGCCACGGGCGTGACCCTGGACGCCTTCGCCGAGGACGTCGTCTCCGGGCGCTTCGACGTGGCCGAGCTGCGCCTGGACCTGCTGCGCTGA
- a CDS encoding PilZ domain-containing protein, translating into MDGAQGGMLMTEGPAIDTTVTLMPTTAVDGAPASWHTGTVRSWTAGAAGLVVTSHVSATPDTVEALDGQRVWVSTDAGGADGVTPHAVFQAVAQAHRDDELALTGVMLLASETRRAAVRAPVAVTAHLTTADGVADVRTIDYSRTGMRIEGAADVPAHGELEVDLELGDGLEVHARGEVLRVDQESGEAVVRFVELEESAAQVLERSVLSELARQSRG; encoded by the coding sequence ATGGACGGCGCGCAGGGCGGCATGCTCATGACCGAGGGGCCCGCGATCGACACCACGGTCACCCTCATGCCCACGACCGCGGTGGACGGCGCCCCCGCCTCCTGGCACACCGGCACCGTCCGCTCCTGGACCGCCGGCGCCGCCGGGCTCGTCGTCACCAGCCACGTCAGCGCCACCCCCGACACCGTCGAGGCCCTCGACGGCCAGCGCGTCTGGGTCAGCACCGACGCCGGCGGCGCCGACGGCGTCACCCCCCACGCCGTCTTCCAGGCCGTCGCCCAGGCCCACCGCGACGACGAGCTCGCCCTCACCGGCGTCATGCTGCTCGCCTCCGAGACCCGCCGCGCCGCCGTCCGCGCCCCCGTCGCGGTCACCGCGCACCTGACCACCGCCGACGGCGTCGCCGACGTCCGCACCATCGACTACTCCCGCACCGGCATGCGCATCGAGGGCGCGGCGGACGTGCCCGCCCACGGCGAGCTCGAGGTCGACCTCGAGCTCGGGGACGGGCTCGAGGTCCACGCCCGCGGCGAGGTCCTGCGCGTGGACCAGGAGTCCGGCGAGGCCGTCGTGCGGTTCGTGGAGCTGGAGGAGAGCGCCGCGCAGGTCCTGGAGCGCAGCGTCCTCAGCGAGCTGGCCCGCCAGTCGCGCGGCTGA
- a CDS encoding ChaB family protein has protein sequence MAKTTRSGKPVESELPSTLRRSDAKAQETFAKAHDSAEEQYGEESRANRVAWAAVKHTHEKVGDHWQPKEDGRRGPSDPQAEGDVTTHRRTSGGVDEHATKEHLLGLARELDVRGRSTMTKAELVRAIQRANDAATARARSEQE, from the coding sequence GTGGCGAAGACGACGCGGTCCGGGAAGCCCGTGGAGAGCGAACTGCCCAGCACCCTGCGGCGCTCGGACGCGAAGGCGCAGGAGACGTTCGCGAAGGCGCACGACTCCGCCGAGGAGCAGTACGGCGAGGAGTCCCGGGCGAACCGGGTCGCGTGGGCGGCGGTCAAGCACACCCACGAGAAGGTCGGGGACCACTGGCAGCCCAAGGAGGACGGGCGCAGGGGGCCCTCGGACCCGCAGGCCGAGGGGGACGTGACGACCCACCGCCGCACCTCGGGCGGGGTGGACGAGCACGCCACGAAGGAGCACCTGCTCGGCCTCGCCCGCGAGCTGGACGTCCGCGGCCGTTCGACGATGACCAAGGCCGAGCTGGTGCGGGCGATCCAGCGGGCCAACGACGCCGCGACGGCCCGGGCGCGGTCGGAGCAGGAGTAG